One region of Micromonospora ureilytica genomic DNA includes:
- a CDS encoding TetR/AcrR family transcriptional regulator: protein MTRRTGRRPGKPGTREAILDAARSAFAERGFDAASIRGIAGTAEVDPALVHHYFGSKDQLFLAAMNFPFDPGQLVPKVLAGDRDAVGERLVRTFLGIWDSPVGSAAQALLRSAVSNEWTARLLREFVTTQVLRRVLENLDVDPAELPLRGSLVATQMIGLAMMRHVVRLEPVASADPETLVAAIGPTIQRYLIDPLPT, encoded by the coding sequence ATGACGCGGCGAACCGGCCGGCGACCCGGCAAACCAGGCACCCGGGAGGCGATTCTCGACGCGGCGCGGTCGGCGTTCGCCGAACGTGGCTTCGACGCCGCCTCGATCCGGGGCATCGCCGGCACCGCGGAGGTCGACCCGGCGCTGGTGCACCACTACTTCGGCAGCAAGGACCAGCTGTTCCTGGCCGCGATGAACTTCCCGTTCGACCCCGGTCAGCTGGTGCCGAAGGTGCTCGCCGGTGACCGGGATGCCGTCGGCGAACGCTTGGTGCGCACCTTCCTCGGCATCTGGGACTCCCCGGTCGGCAGCGCCGCGCAGGCGCTGCTGCGCTCCGCGGTGAGCAACGAGTGGACCGCTCGACTGCTGCGTGAGTTCGTCACCACCCAGGTGCTGCGCCGGGTGCTCGAAAACCTCGACGTCGACCCGGCCGAGCTGCCGCTGCGGGGCTCCCTGGTGGCCACCCAGATGATCGGCCTGGCCATGATGCGCCACGTGGTACGCCTCGAGCCGGTCGCCTCGGCGGACCCGGAGACCCTGGTGGCCGCGATCGGTCCCACGATCCAGCGTTACCTCATCGACCCGCTGCCCACCTGA
- a CDS encoding ABC transporter permease, translated as MNARILAATTGRILRQLRHDRRTIALLVVVPAALLTLVNYMYADQPTPPGQPTAFDRIALVVLGIFPFVIMFLVTSVAMLRERTSGTLERLLTTPLSKLDLLFGYGIAFGLAAAVQAAIAAAVAYWIFDLNTAGSIGLVIGIAVLDAVLGVALGLLCSAFARTEFQAVQFLPVVVIPQLLLCGLFVARDQMAGWLQALSDAFPLSYAIEALQEVGAHAEPTGRMWRDVVVMLGAVVLALVLAAATLRRRSG; from the coding sequence ATGAACGCGCGAATCCTCGCCGCCACCACCGGCCGCATCCTGCGTCAGCTCCGGCACGACCGGCGGACCATCGCGCTGCTCGTGGTGGTGCCGGCCGCCCTGCTCACCCTGGTCAACTACATGTACGCCGACCAGCCGACCCCGCCCGGCCAGCCGACGGCCTTCGACCGGATCGCACTTGTGGTGCTCGGCATCTTCCCCTTCGTGATCATGTTCCTGGTGACCAGCGTCGCCATGCTGCGGGAACGCACCTCGGGCACGTTGGAGCGGCTGCTCACCACACCGCTGAGCAAGCTCGACCTGCTCTTCGGGTACGGCATCGCGTTCGGGCTGGCCGCCGCCGTGCAGGCCGCCATCGCCGCCGCCGTGGCGTACTGGATCTTCGATCTGAACACCGCCGGCAGCATCGGGCTGGTGATCGGGATCGCGGTGCTCGACGCCGTGCTCGGTGTCGCCCTCGGGCTACTGTGCAGTGCCTTCGCCCGCACCGAGTTCCAGGCAGTACAGTTCCTGCCAGTCGTGGTGATCCCCCAACTGCTGCTCTGCGGGCTGTTCGTGGCCCGCGACCAGATGGCCGGTTGGCTCCAGGCGCTCAGTGACGCCTTCCCCCTGTCGTACGCCATCGAGGCGTTGCAGGAGGTCGGCGCCCACGCCGAGCCGACCGGCCGGATGTGGCGGGACGTGGTGGTGATGCTCGGCGCTGTGGTGCTGGCGCTGGTGCTCGCGGCGGCCACCCTGCGCCGACGGAGCGGCTGA
- a CDS encoding ABC transporter ATP-binding protein, with the protein MDDAIVVRDLVVDRGGRRVLDGISCHVRRGAVTGLLGPSGSGKTTFMRAVVGVQLLSGGTVTVLGQPAGTPALRHRVGYLTQAPSVYADLTVRENARYFAALYGRGRAEADRAISDVGLAEAAGQLVSTLSGGQRSRASLACALVGEPELVILDEPTVGQDPVLRADLWARFHAMAAAGTTLLVSSHVMDEAARCDSLLLIRQGRLIADDTPAAIRATAGVDDLDEAFLRLIRASEAAPTSTDATAARETA; encoded by the coding sequence ATGGACGATGCGATAGTCGTCCGAGACCTGGTCGTCGACCGGGGTGGACGGCGGGTGCTGGACGGCATCAGCTGCCATGTCCGGCGCGGCGCGGTCACCGGGCTGCTCGGTCCCAGCGGCAGCGGCAAGACCACGTTCATGCGCGCGGTGGTCGGGGTGCAGCTGCTCAGTGGCGGGACGGTCACCGTGCTCGGCCAACCGGCGGGCACCCCCGCGCTGCGGCACCGGGTGGGCTACCTGACCCAGGCGCCGAGCGTCTACGCCGACCTGACCGTCCGGGAGAACGCCCGCTACTTCGCGGCCCTGTACGGGCGTGGGCGCGCCGAGGCCGACCGGGCGATCAGCGATGTCGGGCTGGCCGAGGCGGCCGGCCAACTGGTCAGCACCCTCTCCGGCGGTCAACGCAGCCGAGCATCGCTGGCATGCGCCCTGGTCGGGGAGCCGGAGCTGGTCATCCTCGACGAGCCGACCGTCGGTCAGGACCCGGTGCTGCGGGCCGACCTGTGGGCCCGGTTCCACGCGATGGCCGCCGCCGGCACCACCCTGCTGGTGTCCAGCCACGTGATGGACGAGGCGGCGCGCTGCGACAGCCTGCTGCTGATCCGCCAGGGGCGGTTGATCGCCGACGACACCCCGGCCGCGATCCGCGCCACCGCCGGTGTGGATGACCTCGACGAGGCGTTCCTGCGGCTCATCCGGGCCAGCGAGGCCGCCCCCACCAGCACCGACGCGACAGCCGCACGGGAGACAGCATGA